A section of the Chryseobacterium scophthalmum genome encodes:
- a CDS encoding DUF1572 family protein, translating into METGYVQSVINQFEYYKMLGEKTIAQLPHNKLFWQYNSECNSIAIIVNHIHENMLSRWTDFLTTDREKEWQNRD; encoded by the coding sequence ATGGAAACCGGATATGTACAAAGCGTTATCAATCAATTTGAGTATTACAAAATGCTCGGAGAAAAAACGATTGCCCAATTGCCCCATAACAAACTCTTCTGGCAATACAACAGCGAATGCAACAGTATAGCTATTATTGTAAACCATATTCACGAAAATATGTTGAGCCGTTGGACAGATTTCCTTACAACAGACAGAGAAAAAGAATGGCAAAACAGAGATTAA
- a CDS encoding DUF1572 family protein produces the protein MLQQFNENDLQQTIYIRNQGHTVMEAINRQLAHYHYYIGQIVYIGKMICDSNWESLSIPKGNSKQFTSKKFAQEKHQHFTDEFL, from the coding sequence ATGTTGCAACAGTTCAATGAAAATGATTTACAGCAAACAATTTACATACGCAATCAAGGACATACTGTTATGGAAGCCATAAACAGGCAATTAGCTCATTATCATTACTATATCGGGCAAATTGTATACATTGGAAAAATGATTTGTGATAGTAATTGGGAATCATTATCCATTCCTAAAGGAAATTCAAAACAATTCACTAGCAAAAAATTTGCACAAGAAAAACACCAACATTTTACGGACGAATTTTTATGA
- a CDS encoding type 1 glutamine amidotransferase domain-containing protein codes for MSKKVLFVLTSHDELGNTGMKTGFWTEELAAPYYALSDKGVEITLASPKGGLPPIDPKSEDPSSQTDATRRMDKDIVLKNKLKNTYKLTDVKSEDFDAIFYPGGHGPLWDLAEDKVSQQLIVDFYSNDKPIAFVCHAPGVLKNVKINGEYLVKGKNVTGFTNTEEEAVQLTEVVPFLVEDMLKKNGGMYSKIEDWSPYAIVDGRLVTGQNPASSEKVAEELLKLI; via the coding sequence ATGAGCAAAAAAGTTTTATTCGTACTTACGAGTCACGATGAATTAGGTAATACCGGTATGAAGACCGGATTCTGGACAGAAGAATTGGCAGCTCCTTATTATGCTTTGTCCGATAAGGGTGTTGAGATCACTCTGGCATCTCCAAAAGGAGGTCTTCCTCCAATCGATCCGAAAAGTGAAGATCCTTCATCTCAGACAGATGCAACACGAAGAATGGATAAAGATATCGTATTAAAGAATAAATTAAAAAATACATACAAATTAACTGATGTCAAAAGCGAAGATTTTGATGCTATATTTTATCCGGGAGGTCACGGTCCATTATGGGATCTTGCTGAAGATAAGGTTTCACAACAGTTAATTGTTGATTTCTATTCAAATGATAAACCTATAGCATTCGTATGTCATGCACCAGGTGTCCTGAAGAACGTAAAAATTAATGGTGAGTATTTGGTAAAGGGAAAAAATGTAACAGGATTTACGAATACAGAGGAAGAAGCTGTTCAGTTGACTGAAGTCGTCCCTTTCTTAGTTGAAGATATGTTGAAAAAGAATGGTGGTATGTACAGTAAAATAGAAGACTGGAGCCCTTATGCTATAGTGGATGGAAGATTGGTAACAGGACAAAACCCTGCATCATCTGAAAAAGTTGCCGAAGAGCTGTTAAAACTTATCTAG
- a CDS encoding SemiSWEET family transporter — MDGKFMQVLGWVATVTAMAMYFSYIPQITHNLNGDKGDWLQPLVAAINCTLWVTYGYIKKPKSDWPIVVANSPGIFFGLFAFITAL, encoded by the coding sequence ATGGATGGGAAGTTTATGCAAGTGTTAGGCTGGGTAGCAACAGTAACTGCAATGGCAATGTATTTTTCATATATTCCACAAATCACTCATAATTTAAACGGAGATAAAGGTGACTGGCTGCAACCTTTGGTTGCTGCGATCAATTGCACATTGTGGGTGACCTATGGCTACATTAAAAAACCTAAAAGTGACTGGCCGATAGTGGTAGCCAATTCACCGGGCATATTCTTTGGACTCTTCGCATTCATTACTGCATTATAA
- a CDS encoding alpha-ketoglutarate-dependent dioxygenase AlkB family protein, with protein MGQLSLFDAEEFYEFPKDLLEYRENFLNREEADRLRDHLLQTVPWEQRTQKMYDKMVITPRLTAWYGDDNRSYGSADNNISGTNIWTYELRSLKERIEKEFGYQFNGVLLNLYRDQNDSVAWHRDKESRYGKRPVIASISLGQTRNFDFRKKDHHQSKYSLPLPNGSLLIMKGDLQENWEHRIAKSAVSMKERINLTFRLLR; from the coding sequence ATGGGACAACTGAGCTTATTTGATGCAGAAGAATTTTATGAGTTTCCAAAAGACCTTTTGGAATACAGGGAAAATTTTCTAAACAGGGAAGAAGCGGATAGACTAAGAGATCATCTGTTACAAACAGTACCATGGGAACAGCGTACGCAGAAAATGTATGATAAGATGGTCATAACTCCACGACTAACAGCTTGGTATGGTGATGACAATAGATCATATGGATCAGCGGATAACAATATATCTGGTACTAACATTTGGACGTATGAGCTGCGGTCATTAAAAGAAAGGATTGAAAAAGAATTTGGTTATCAATTTAATGGTGTTCTTTTAAATCTTTACCGTGACCAAAATGATTCCGTTGCCTGGCACAGGGATAAAGAAAGTCGATATGGAAAACGCCCGGTTATTGCTTCTATAAGTTTAGGGCAAACCAGAAACTTCGATTTTAGAAAAAAAGACCATCATCAGAGCAAATACAGCTTACCACTTCCTAATGGTTCATTGCTTATTATGAAAGGTGACCTGCAGGAGAATTGGGAACATCGTATTGCCAAATCTGCTGTGTCTATGAAGGAGCGTATTAATTTGACTTTTCGATTGCTGAGGTAA
- a CDS encoding XRE family transcriptional regulator, with product MSIFSDNIVFLRGKKNVTQHKLADELILTRSRYVSYEYGNAEPPIEVLIRISKYYNISIDLLVTVDIRKYPLEEMVNLPGNKILMPVIVDPAGNNYIEIVPQKASMGYLKGFSDPEYIESLQKMHLPFLKNGKYRAFLADGDSMPPFADQSIIIGEYVEKFEDLKPGKGYIFVTSEGITYKTFFEKNKKNITVSADNLFYEPYDIALEDISEIWSYAQGILPKEYKPHYLPNQVNLKNLVDEAKRSISNLENEILTLNP from the coding sequence ATGTCAATTTTTTCAGATAACATCGTGTTTTTGAGAGGTAAGAAAAATGTAACTCAGCATAAGTTGGCAGATGAACTTATTCTTACCCGATCAAGATATGTTTCCTATGAATATGGAAATGCAGAACCACCTATTGAAGTATTGATAAGGATCTCAAAATACTATAACATAAGCATTGATCTTTTAGTAACGGTAGACATTAGAAAGTATCCTCTTGAAGAAATGGTCAATTTGCCGGGTAACAAAATTTTAATGCCTGTAATAGTTGATCCTGCAGGTAATAATTATATTGAAATTGTTCCACAAAAAGCATCCATGGGTTACCTTAAAGGATTCAGTGATCCTGAATATATAGAAAGTCTCCAAAAAATGCACCTCCCATTTTTAAAAAATGGGAAATACAGGGCTTTTTTGGCTGATGGTGATTCAATGCCTCCATTTGCTGACCAGTCGATCATCATAGGAGAATATGTAGAAAAGTTTGAGGATTTAAAACCCGGGAAAGGATATATTTTTGTTACCAGTGAGGGAATTACCTATAAAACCTTTTTTGAGAAAAATAAAAAAAATATTACAGTTTCTGCTGATAATCTATTTTATGAACCTTACGATATAGCATTAGAGGATATTTCCGAAATATGGAGCTATGCACAAGGAATCTTACCAAAAGAGTATAAGCCTCATTATTTACCTAATCAGGTAAATCTTAAAAACTTAGTGGATGAAGCCAAACGCAGCATCAGTAATTTGGAAAACGAAATTCTTACATTGAATCCATAA
- the dinB gene encoding DNA polymerase IV: MERAIAHMDLDTFFVSCERLKNSELKNQPVIIGGGDRGVVASCSYEARYFGVRSAMPIKMALRLCPEAKVIRGDMEHYSNMSHLVTEVIQEKVPILEKASIDEFYLDLSGMDKFFGCYQWTNEIADSVLKNTGLPISFALSTNKTVSKIGTGESKPTGRLEVKAQNIQPFLNPLSVKKIPMVGPETFQLFSRLGIKTIQTLSKMPVDVLQQLVGKNGSVLWKKANGIDATPVVPYSERKSISTEDTFAQDTIDINIIRSILSGMVEQLCYQLRQEKWLTSTVSVKIRYANFDTETRQCKIPYTSADHTLLKYVLELFKKVYSRRMRIRLIGVRFTGLVHGCHQMDLFEDTEELISLYQTMDKIKDRFGTLSVGRASGLLR, translated from the coding sequence ATGGAAAGAGCAATTGCACATATGGATTTGGATACGTTCTTTGTTTCATGTGAACGGCTGAAGAACTCTGAATTGAAGAATCAGCCTGTCATCATTGGAGGCGGAGACCGTGGTGTGGTGGCATCGTGCTCTTATGAAGCAAGATATTTTGGGGTAAGAAGTGCTATGCCTATTAAAATGGCTTTACGATTATGCCCTGAAGCAAAAGTCATAAGAGGTGATATGGAGCATTATTCCAATATGTCACATTTGGTCACAGAAGTTATTCAGGAAAAAGTACCAATTCTGGAAAAAGCCAGCATTGATGAGTTTTATTTAGATCTCTCAGGCATGGATAAGTTTTTTGGCTGCTATCAGTGGACTAATGAAATTGCAGATTCTGTTTTAAAAAATACCGGCTTACCGATCAGCTTTGCCTTATCTACCAATAAAACGGTTTCCAAAATTGGAACCGGAGAATCCAAACCGACTGGAAGACTGGAAGTCAAAGCACAGAATATTCAGCCTTTCTTAAATCCTTTATCTGTAAAAAAAATTCCTATGGTAGGTCCTGAAACATTTCAGCTGTTTTCAAGATTAGGAATTAAAACCATACAGACCCTTTCTAAGATGCCTGTTGACGTATTGCAACAATTAGTAGGAAAAAACGGGAGCGTACTTTGGAAAAAGGCCAATGGTATAGACGCAACCCCGGTTGTCCCGTATTCTGAAAGAAAATCAATATCTACGGAGGATACTTTTGCTCAGGATACTATTGATATCAATATCATCAGGAGTATTCTTTCAGGAATGGTAGAACAGCTATGCTACCAGTTAAGGCAAGAGAAATGGCTTACATCAACGGTTTCCGTAAAAATAAGATATGCCAACTTTGATACGGAAACCAGACAGTGTAAGATACCTTACACATCAGCAGATCATACTTTACTCAAATATGTTTTAGAACTGTTTAAAAAAGTATATTCCCGAAGAATGAGAATCCGATTGATCGGTGTACGATTTACAGGACTTGTTCACGGCTGCCATCAGATGGATCTTTTTGAAGATACTGAGGAGCTGATTTCATTGTATCAGACCATGGACAAAATCAAAGATCGGTTTGGCACTTTGAGTGTAGGAAGAGCATCAGGATTATTACGTTAA